The Chloroflexota bacterium genomic interval TGACCAGCAGAGTTCGGTCATGAGGCTGGGCTCTCTGGCTGGCTGCCATCTGCTCAGGCAGTGGGGAGTAGAGCCTGTTTTGCAGGTCACCTGTCGCGACCGCAATCGGCTGGCTTTGCAGTCTGACCTTCTTAGCGCCTACGTCATGGGAGTTGAGAATGTCCTCTGCCTTACCGGTGACCACGTCTCCTTAGGTGACCACCCTGATGCCAAGCCGGTGTTTGACCTCGATTCAGTTTCCCTGTTGCAAGCTGTCAAGGGACTGGAACAGGGACGCGACCTCGGTGGGAAGGAGCTGAAGGGTTCACCACGCTTCTTTGTCGGGGCCACCGTTGCTCCCGGAGCCGATCCTTTAGAACCACAAATCCTCAAGATGGAGAAGAAGGTCAAGGCGGGAGCCCAGTTCTTCCAGACCCAGGCGATGTATGAACCAAAGCAATTCGAAGAGTTTATGAAATCTGTCAAGCACCTCAATGCGGCCGTGCTGGTGGGCATTGTGGTTCTCAGATCAGCAGCCATGGCACGCTTCATGAACAAGAATGTCGCCGGGATACACGTCCCTGACAACCTGATCGAGGAAATGGACAAAGCGGAGAAGAAGGCCGCCAAAGGCATAGAGATCGCCGCCCGGTTGATCAGAGAGATGAGGGATATGTGCCAGGGAGTGCATATTATGGCCATCGGCATGGAGGACAGGGTTCCCGCCATACTAGACGCCGCGGGGATGTGAAACCTGGGGAGAAATAGCCTAGGGCATCCGGACTCCGACAGCGAAATCGGTGGGCCGAGCCCAACCTACTGAGCTCAAGTACCTGAAGAGGTAGTATGCAATAGATGCAAGTAAACGGGCATAGAAGAGTTACTAGAAGTCTCAAAATAGAATGGTCTCATTTTAATGCGGGGCAAAGCAAAACGGTGCATCAGACTATTATGAGACCATTAGTATCTCATACACCACAACGAATCTGAGAAGGAGCTGACATAGAGAAAATGGGGCTGGCGCTTGATGGCGTAAAGATAATGAATATGTGCTGGACCGGCCCTGGTGCTTTTTGCACTGAGATGCTGAGTGACCTGGGTGCTGATGTAATCAGAATCTCCGATGTCAATCCGGAGACCCATGGTGCGCTAACCATGATGGTGTTCAGTGACTATCCAGGTCTGCGCAACTGTCGGACATTCGGCGTCAATCTGAAAACGGAGGCGGGTAGAGAGGTCTATAAGG includes:
- a CDS encoding 5,10-methylenetetrahydrofolate reductase, translated to MSLKEKIASSRFVITAEVGPPKGVDIEEMKKNTEVLKGRVDAVNLTDQQSSVMRLGSLAGCHLLRQWGVEPVLQVTCRDRNRLALQSDLLSAYVMGVENVLCLTGDHVSLGDHPDAKPVFDLDSVSLLQAVKGLEQGRDLGGKELKGSPRFFVGATVAPGADPLEPQILKMEKKVKAGAQFFQTQAMYEPKQFEEFMKSVKHLNAAVLVGIVVLRSAAMARFMNKNVAGIHVPDNLIEEMDKAEKKAAKGIEIAARLIREMRDMCQGVHIMAIGMEDRVPAILDAAGM